CTGATCGTGCTCGACGTGGGCAACGGCATCAAGGGCGGCTCGCCGTCGAATCCGGTGAAGGTGTCGCAGTTCAAGTACGACCTGAACGCGATGTACAAGCAGGTGGAAGTGGACGGCGGCCCGGGCTTCATTCGCGGTACGCACACCGCGTGGCGCCACAAGAACTACGTCTTCATTGCCGACGAAGTCTTCCCCGCCGCCGGGCCCAAGGGCACAAAGGACGCGGCTGCCGGTCGCGCCTACGGTCGCCTGCAGGTGGTCGACGTGTCCGACATCGCCAACCCGAAAGCGGTGGCGTTCTACGAGCCGGAGTACGGCGGCGTGCACAACGTGTGGGTGGCTGGTGACTCGCTCTACATGGGCGCGTACAACGCCGGCTTCCGCGTGTTCGACATCTCGGGGGAATTGCGCGGCGATTTGCGCGCGCAGGGACGCGAAATCGGCCATCTCAACACCGCCGACATGGACGGTCACGTGAAGAACGCGGCGATGACATGGGGCGTCGTCGTGAACCCGAAGGACGGACTCGCCTACGTGAACGACGACAACAACGGCTTGTGGATCATCCGCATCGAACCCAAGCCGGTGAAGAAGGTCATTCCGTGACGTCTCGCTCCATGCGCGTGGCGTTGCTGACGACGATGCTGTGCGCGAGCTCCACGCTGCGTGCACAGCCGCCGATGCGCGACTACCTCGTACTGGTCGCCAGCGAATCGGTGGACCGCGTGGCGCTGGTGCGTTTCGGTCCCGCCGGTGCACGCGTGGAGCGCGAGAAGTACGTGGGCTGGTCGAAGATGGAAGTAGCTGGTCCGCACGGCGTGGCGATCTCGCCAGACGCAAAGGAGTACTTCGTGACGATCGCCCACGGCACGCCGTTCGGAAAGTTGGTGAAGTATGACGCCGCGACCGACACGCAGTTGGGCAGCGTGATGCTGGGAAACTTTCCCGCGACAGCGCAGGTCTCGCCCGATGGTGCGCTCGTATTCGTCGTGAATTTCAATTTGCACGGCGACATGGAGACGAGCGATGTGTCGGTGGTCGCCGCGAAGGAGATGGTGGAGATCGCGCGCATCCGCACCTGCACGATGCCACACGGGTCGCGACTCTCGAGTGACGGTACCAAGCACTACTCGGCCTGCATGATGGATGAAACGCTGGCCGAGATCGATGCCAGCACGCTGTCGGTGAGCCGCCATTTCTTTCTCACGAAGGGGAAGGAGATGGGCATGGTGGGCGCGCCGGCTGAGCGCGGCGCGAGTGATCATGCGGCGCACGGCGGTGCGGCCACCGACATGTCGGGTCACGGCATGGAGCCACCGAAGCCAGGTGACATCTCCTGCTCTCCCACGTGGGCGCAACCATCGCGCAACGGCTCACGCGTCTGGGTCGCGTGCAACAAGTCGAGCGACTTGTTGGAGATCGACACGAAGTCGTGGACGCTGGTCCGTCGCATTCCCGCCGGACCTGGCGTGTACAACCTGGCCACCACGCACGATGGTGCGCGGATCATCGCGACCAATAAGCGCGACGCGTCGATGTCGGTGTTCGACGCGGTGTCGGCCAAGGAGCTCGCCCGTATTCCCACCACGCGCAAGGTCGTACACGGCATCGCCGTGTCCGACGACGACCGTTACGCGTTCATTTCCGTGGAGGGCGTGGGCTCGGAACCCGGCACGGTGGATGTGATCGACCTCGGCACACTCAAGAAGGTGGCGTCGGTGGACGTCGGACAGCAGGCGGGAGGCATCGACTTTCTGCGGTCGGAGCCGGTAAAGCGCTAGCGCGCGAGCACGGGCACCACGATGCGCACGACGTTGTGACCGGCGCTATGCAGGAATTCGACGCGTCCATGATGTGAAGTGGCCACCCAGCGCACGATCGAGAGGCCCAGCCCTCGGTCGTTCGCTGGCGCCATCGGACTACGCGTCGCCGCCTCGGTCAATGGCTGGCCGTCGTTGCGGACCTCGAGTATGGCCTCACCGGCGTGCGCCACCTCGCCTCGCGCCTCCTCGCCCCTCACCGCGCGACACGAGACGGTGATCGGCGCCGTCGGCACCCCGTGCCGGCAGGCGTTCTCGACCAGTTCGAGCAGTGCCTCCTGCAACAGCGCGGCGTTCCCCAGCACCGTGACCGGTTCCGCGTCGCCGATCGCGAGCGCGTGTCCCGTCACCGACGCTCTGGCCCGCATCAGATCCGTACACTCGAGCACGAGACTGTCGAGCTCTACGCGTTGTTCGAGACGCACCACCTCGCCGGCGCGCGCTTCAGCCAGGAGGAAGAGCTCATCGACGCGACGGCGCATCTGCTCGGCCGCTGTGCGCACGCGCGCCAGCGACGATCGAAGCCGTTCGGCGTCCGGCGCGGCCGCGGGCGTGCCCGCCACCGGGTCGAGTGCCAGCCCGGCTTCACCCAGCACGAGCGTGAGTGGCGTGCGAATCTGGTGTGCCGCCTCGCGCACGAACTGTCGATTGCGCTGCTGCGCCTCGTCGAGTCGGATCATCAGCGCATCGAACTCCGCGGCCAACGCCCCGAGCTCGTCGCCGCCATACTGCGGAAAGAGCCGACGAGAGAGATCGGTTGGTGCGATGGCCGCAATATCCTGCGATAGCTGCCGGACCGGAGCCATGGCGCGCCCGGCGAGCAGGTAGCCGACCAGCAGGCTCGCCAGAAGAATGAGCGGTACGCCAACGGCAATGACGACGAGGAGCAGCTCGGTGTCGGCCTCGATGCCTTCGGTCGAACCAAACGTGACGACGCGGACTCGATGCGAGGTCGTCGCGGCGTCGACTGTCACGACGATCGTCGTGTCGATCAAGCGGCCGCGGAGATCCGGACCGCCCCGATCAACATCGAAGCGCGTCGCGGGGCGGTCCCGCATTACGGCCAACACGCGTTGCCCGGCCCCGTCAGGGTCTCGGAGCGCCGCCAGCGTACCGCTGACGGCGAGCAGCAGAAAGGCGTCACCGTTGTCGGGCCACTCGGCCGCGACTTCGCCTGCCACGAACGCATACGACGAGTCGGGCGTTTCGGCGTACTCGCGCGCCACCGCGGCGATCAGTCCAGCGCCAATCCCGTCAAGATGCGTGTCAAAGCGTCGCGTCGACTCGCGCGCCATGAACGCAAGTCCGCCGGCGGCGAGCAGGCCCGTGCCGACGGCGAACGCCATCGCGAAGCCAAAGGCAAGCCGAAGCCGTAGCCGACTAATGGCCATCGTCACCGCCGATGCGATCGGTCAGGAGATAGCCGGTGCCGCGGACGGTGTGCAGGAGCGGGAGCAGTCCCTCACCATCGATCTTGCGCCTCAGTCGGCCCACCAGCACATCGACGGCGTTGGCCACGGGATCGAAGTTGTCATCCCACACGTGATCGAGAATCTGCGAACGGCTGACGACCCGTCTCGCATTGCGCAGCAGATACTCCAACAACGCGACCTCGCGCGGCGTGAGCACGATCGGCATTCCCGCCCGATTCGCCTGACGCGTGGCGCTGTCCAACGCGAGATCCGCCAATCGCAGCACGGGCTCGAGCGCGACAGCCGGGCGTCGCGCCAAGGCACGAAGCCGGGCCAGCAGCTCACTGACCGCGAACGGCTTGGCGAGATAGTCATCGGCGCCGGCGTCGAGTCCCCGCACGCGGTCGTTGACCGCGTTCCGCGCGGTCAGCACGAGCACCGGCGTGCGGTCACCGCGTGCCCGCACCGCACGACACACCGCGAAGCCATCCATGTCCGGCAGGCCGACATCCAGTACGACGAGGTCGTACGGGCCGCGCGCGAGCGCGGCGAGCGCCGCCTGACCATCCGACACACCGTCGGGCGCCCAAGCGGCCTCGCGAATGACCCGAAGCAGGAAGTCGCGAACCTCCGCATCGTCCTCGACCACCAGGACTCGCATACGGATCAAGCTAGCAGGCAGACCTGAAGCGGCTACGCGCCCGGCTTCTTCACCGCGGGCGGAACCTTGGCCTTTGCTGCCTTTGCCTTGTCCTCCTTCGCCTCCTTCGCCTCGTCGGCCGGTGTTTCATGCTCGACACCGACCACGGCACCCGTCAGCGCATCGACGAGCACCTCTTCGATGCCACTCTTGCCCGCGACCTTGATGTCGAACGAGTACACGAGCTTCCCGTCTTCCTTTTCGATTTCTGCGCTCTGCACTTTGCCACCCGGCACCTTCGTCAGTGCCGTTGCCGTGGCGGTGGCGGGCGTGACCTTGGCCAGCTTTAGCAGCCCCGCCTTCTCTTCCTTTACAGTCACAGCCTGGGCTGACGCGACAGTCGCCGTCAGTGTCAGCGCGACAAGACCGCACGCAATCCGGTTACGCATGGAGTAATTCCTCGATCAGAGAGTCGCCGTGGGAATGAGTCGGTAGCTCCGCCCGCGCACGGCCACGAGCAGAATGGGAACAGCGAAGAGCGTAATCGGCATGGATAACGCCAGACCTCCGATCACGGCAATCGCCAGCGGCTTCTGCATTTCGCCACCCGCGCCGATCCCGAGGGCGAGCGGCAGCAGCCCAAACAGCGTACACAACGTCGTCATAAGAATGGGACGCAGGCGAATGCGGGCCGCGTCGCGAATTCCCGTTTCAAGATCGACGCCATCAACGAGCATGCGATGCCGTGTGAAATCCAGCAAGATGATGCCGTTCTTTACAATCAGGCCGACCAGCAGGATCAGTCCCATGAAGCTCGACACGTTGAGCGAGACGCCGGTCGCCACGAGCAATCCGAACGCGCCTCCGAACGACAGCGGTGCGGCCAGCAACACCACCAGCGGCTCCACCAGCGAGCGGAACTGCAACACCATCACGCACGCCACGCAGACGGCGGCGAGCGCCAGCACGAGGAGGAGCGTGGAGAAGGCGGCCTGTTGACTCGCGTACCGTCCACCCAGTTCAACGCGAACTCCGGCCGGCGCGGGATTCTGCGCGAGAATGGCCTGTACGTCGGCCATCACGGCGCTCAAGGCGCGCCCCTCGACTCCGGCCGTGACTATCACCAGCTGTTGCTGATTCTCGCGCAAGTGTTCGCTGCGTACCTCGCCAGGCATGAAGCTGGCCAACCCGCCAAGTGGTGTGGAACGGCCGGCTCGAGGGGTCCACACCGGCAGCGTGGCGAGACGTGCAACACTGAAGCGGACCGAATCGGGCGCTCGCACCCGCACGCCGATGGCCCGATCATCGAGTCTGATTTCTCCCGCGTCGACTCCCAGCAGCGCGCCACCGACGCTCGTGCTGATGTCCTGGGCCGACAGCCCGACCCGCTGCGCGGCATCGCCATCGACGTGCATGGCCAGCTCGGCGCTCGATTCGGGAATCCCCGAATAGAAATCGGCCAGTCCAGCCACCTGTTCGACCTTCGGTCCGATCCGCACGGCATAGGCATCGAGCACGGCGAGTTCCGGGCCGAACAGCTTGATCTCCATTGGCGAGGACGCCCCAGACAGATCGTCGAGCACGTCCGACAGTATCTGGATGAACTCGACACGCACGCGCGGCACGGCACGTTCCACACGTTCCCGCACGTCGTCGATGATCTCACTGATCGGCCGGGTGCGTTGCGCATGAGGCAGCAGTCGCACCGCAATGTCTCCCGTGTTCTGTTCAGTCGCAAACAATCCAAGCTCGGCGCCCGTCCGCCGGGACGTGCCGCTCACCTCCGGCGTCTCAGCGAGGATACGCTCGATGATGTGCAGTTGCCGATCCGTTTCCGCCAGCGCCGTTCCCCCTGGTGTCACGTAGTCGATGATGAACGAGCCCTCGTCCATATCGGGAAGAAAGCCACTCCCCGCAGCGCGATAGGCCAGCACGCCGCCGGCGACGAGCAGCAACGCGACGACGAAGAGTGCCCCGGCACGATGGAGCACACCGCCCAGCAGGTCAGCGTAGCGCGTCGATAGTCGATCGAGCCAGGCACCGACGCGACCGGTCACCGTCTGCGTCTTCTCGACGACGGGCACGTCCTGCTCACGGAGGAACTGAGCACTCAACAACGGTATGATGCTCAGCGCGAGCACCAGAGACACCACGACGCTCGTCGTCAACGTGAGCGACAGCGCGGCGAAGAACTGGCCCGTGACGCCTTGCAGCAGGCCGAGTGGAAGAAACACGACGACGGTGGTGGCGGTGGACGACGTCACGGGCCAGATCAACTCGTCGACGGCCTCGCGAATCGCCATCGAACGGTCCGTTGTGAGCGCCAGATGCCGCACGATGTTCTCCGTGATCACCACGGCATCATCAATCACCAAACCGATGGCGATCGCCATGGCGCCGAGCGTCATCAGGTTGAAGGTCTGCCCGAACGCGGACATCAACAGCACGGTGATCGCCAGCGTGAGCGGAATGGCCATCGCGCTGATGGCGGTGATGCGCAGGTGCCGTAGGAACAGGAGGAGAATCACGATGGCGAGGAACGTGCCGATCAGCATCGCGTCGCGAACCGAGGACACCGCTTCACGGACGAGCGCCGCCTGATCATAGACCGGACTGAAGTGCACGCCCGGCGGCAGCGTCGTGGCGAGCGCCCGTACCACCGTGGCGACACTGTCGGCCACCCCCACCGTGTTACCGCCAACCTGTCGCGTGATATTCAACAACGCGGCCGGATGGCCATTCCCGGAGATGAGGCGCACGTGGTCCTCCGTGCCCAGCAGCACCCGCGCGAGATCGCGCACGCGCATGCCGCGGCGCAGGACGACGTTCTCGACGTCCTCCACGGAGTGCGCCTCCTGACTCGAGACCACGAGGTACTCTTTGTAGTCCCGCGACACCCGCCCCACCGCGTCCACCGCGATACCCGCCCGAATGTCAGCGGCTAGGTCGTTGTACGTCATACCGGCCGCGGCGAGACGCGCGGGGTCGGCCACGACTTCGATCTCCCGCATATCCGAACCCTGCACGTCGACGCGACCCACACCCGGCACGCGCGAGAGTACCGGCTTGAGCTGGTAGCGGGCGATGTCGAAGAGCGTGGCGGCGTCACCACCTTCCAGGTTGTACGACAGGATCGGGAAGAGTGCCGGCGTCAGGCGTTCGACCTCGACTTGCACCGCCGGCGGCAGCGACGAGCGGATCTGCTCGACGCGCGTGCGCACGAGCTGCAGCGCGCTTTCCATCGACGTGCCTTCAGCGAACGTGATGTTGACCTCGCTGGCGCCTCGAATCGACCGCGATGTCACCCGCTCGACGCCGGGCACGATGCTGACCGCTTCCTCGATGGGTCGTGTCACCGAGAACACGATCTGTCTCGCACCGAGCGAGGACCCTTGCGCGATGATCGTGACGCGCGGGAAGGTGAGTTCGGGATACACGGCGGACGGCAGCCGCATCGCGGACCACACGCCGGCCACGCTGAGCAAGGTTACGACGACATAGACGAAGAGACGCTGCGCGTGCAGCGCATCGAAGAGCGTGCGGCGTGACGACATCAGCAACGACTCACCGTTTCGCTCCGGCACTCACGACCGACGAGCCGTCGTCGAGACCATACGCACCAGCGGTCACGACCGTCTCGCCACGGCGCACGCCGTCGCGGATCCACACCCCTTGTGCGCTGCGGCCGCCGACCGACACGTCACGGGCGTGCGCAACGCCGGCCGAATCCACCACGAACACACGGTAGCCCTCCTCGTGCGGCACCAGGGCCTGCTCCGGAAGAACCACGGCGCCGTGGTGCGATTCGGCGACGATGGAGCCGAACACCGTTTCGCCCAAGCGCCGCTGTTCGGACGAGGGCTGAACGGCGACTCGTACGGCGACCGCACGACTGCTGCTGTCGACCAGCGCCGCGATGTCGGCCACTCGGCCGGTGCCGATCGATGCTGCGCCGGTCGCGGCATTCAAGCGGAGCGTCACTGGCTGTCCCACGCGCACGCGATGCGCCACATCGGGAGCGAGTTGCAGCACCACGTCGACATGATCGGGATCGGCGATATCCACCAGTGACTGCTGTTCGTTCACGTTCGCGCCTCGCACGGCGGCGACACGCGTCACGACGCCGGCGATCGGTGTTCGCAGCGTGGAGAGCTGTCGTGCCCGATCCGCCGCGAGGGCGTCCGCCCGCGCCGACGCCAGCTGGGCATTCGCCTGCTCCAGCTCACGTCGGGGCATGACACCCGCCGCCACCAGACGTTCAGCGCGTACCTGTGCCTGTTCGGCCGTCTCTCGGGCGGACTCGGTGCTCC
This region of Gemmatimonas groenlandica genomic DNA includes:
- a CDS encoding YncE family protein; this translates as MTSRSMRVALLTTMLCASSTLRAQPPMRDYLVLVASESVDRVALVRFGPAGARVEREKYVGWSKMEVAGPHGVAISPDAKEYFVTIAHGTPFGKLVKYDAATDTQLGSVMLGNFPATAQVSPDGALVFVVNFNLHGDMETSDVSVVAAKEMVEIARIRTCTMPHGSRLSSDGTKHYSACMMDETLAEIDASTLSVSRHFFLTKGKEMGMVGAPAERGASDHAAHGGAATDMSGHGMEPPKPGDISCSPTWAQPSRNGSRVWVACNKSSDLLEIDTKSWTLVRRIPAGPGVYNLATTHDGARIIATNKRDASMSVFDAVSAKELARIPTTRKVVHGIAVSDDDRYAFISVEGVGSEPGTVDVIDLGTLKKVASVDVGQQAGGIDFLRSEPVKR
- a CDS encoding histidine kinase dimerization/phospho-acceptor domain-containing protein; its protein translation is MAISRLRLRLAFGFAMAFAVGTGLLAAGGLAFMARESTRRFDTHLDGIGAGLIAAVAREYAETPDSSYAFVAGEVAAEWPDNGDAFLLLAVSGTLAALRDPDGAGQRVLAVMRDRPATRFDVDRGGPDLRGRLIDTTIVVTVDAATTSHRVRVVTFGSTEGIEADTELLLVVIAVGVPLILLASLLVGYLLAGRAMAPVRQLSQDIAAIAPTDLSRRLFPQYGGDELGALAAEFDALMIRLDEAQQRNRQFVREAAHQIRTPLTLVLGEAGLALDPVAGTPAAAPDAERLRSSLARVRTAAEQMRRRVDELFLLAEARAGEVVRLEQRVELDSLVLECTDLMRARASVTGHALAIGDAEPVTVLGNAALLQEALLELVENACRHGVPTAPITVSCRAVRGEEARGEVAHAGEAILEVRNDGQPLTEAATRSPMAPANDRGLGLSIVRWVATSHHGRVEFLHSAGHNVVRIVVPVLAR
- a CDS encoding response regulator transcription factor; its protein translation is MRVLVVEDDAEVRDFLLRVIREAAWAPDGVSDGQAALAALARGPYDLVVLDVGLPDMDGFAVCRAVRARGDRTPVLVLTARNAVNDRVRGLDAGADDYLAKPFAVSELLARLRALARRPAVALEPVLRLADLALDSATRQANRAGMPIVLTPREVALLEYLLRNARRVVSRSQILDHVWDDNFDPVANAVDVLVGRLRRKIDGEGLLPLLHTVRGTGYLLTDRIGGDDGH
- a CDS encoding PepSY domain-containing protein, which gives rise to MTVKEEKAGLLKLAKVTPATATATALTKVPGGKVQSAEIEKEDGKLVYSFDIKVAGKSGIEEVLVDALTGAVVGVEHETPADEAKEAKEDKAKAAKAKVPPAVKKPGA
- a CDS encoding efflux RND transporter permease subunit yields the protein MSSRRTLFDALHAQRLFVYVVVTLLSVAGVWSAMRLPSAVYPELTFPRVTIIAQGSSLGARQIVFSVTRPIEEAVSIVPGVERVTSRSIRGASEVNITFAEGTSMESALQLVRTRVEQIRSSLPPAVQVEVERLTPALFPILSYNLEGGDAATLFDIARYQLKPVLSRVPGVGRVDVQGSDMREIEVVADPARLAAAGMTYNDLAADIRAGIAVDAVGRVSRDYKEYLVVSSQEAHSVEDVENVVLRRGMRVRDLARVLLGTEDHVRLISGNGHPAALLNITRQVGGNTVGVADSVATVVRALATTLPPGVHFSPVYDQAALVREAVSSVRDAMLIGTFLAIVILLLFLRHLRITAISAMAIPLTLAITVLLMSAFGQTFNLMTLGAMAIAIGLVIDDAVVITENIVRHLALTTDRSMAIREAVDELIWPVTSSTATTVVVFLPLGLLQGVTGQFFAALSLTLTTSVVVSLVLALSIIPLLSAQFLREQDVPVVEKTQTVTGRVGAWLDRLSTRYADLLGGVLHRAGALFVVALLLVAGGVLAYRAAGSGFLPDMDEGSFIIDYVTPGGTALAETDRQLHIIERILAETPEVSGTSRRTGAELGLFATEQNTGDIAVRLLPHAQRTRPISEIIDDVRERVERAVPRVRVEFIQILSDVLDDLSGASSPMEIKLFGPELAVLDAYAVRIGPKVEQVAGLADFYSGIPESSAELAMHVDGDAAQRVGLSAQDISTSVGGALLGVDAGEIRLDDRAIGVRVRAPDSVRFSVARLATLPVWTPRAGRSTPLGGLASFMPGEVRSEHLRENQQQLVIVTAGVEGRALSAVMADVQAILAQNPAPAGVRVELGGRYASQQAAFSTLLLVLALAAVCVACVMVLQFRSLVEPLVVLLAAPLSFGGAFGLLVATGVSLNVSSFMGLILLVGLIVKNGIILLDFTRHRMLVDGVDLETGIRDAARIRLRPILMTTLCTLFGLLPLALGIGAGGEMQKPLAIAVIGGLALSMPITLFAVPILLVAVRGRSYRLIPTATL
- a CDS encoding efflux RND transporter periplasmic adaptor subunit, which encodes MTLGAVVLLAIFIGCRSGGDDSEATSEADAAPRASAVTATTTRVDTATFTEIVDAVGVVTARMGGEASLSAPAPTRVVRILVTVGDRVTPGQALVEFEPALFEAAWRSTESARETAEQAQVRAERLVAAGVMPRRELEQANAQLASARADALAADRARQLSTLRTPIAGVVTRVAAVRGANVNEQQSLVDIADPDHVDVVLQLAPDVAHRVRVGQPVTLRLNAATGAASIGTGRVADIAALVDSSSRAVAVRVAVQPSSEQRRLGETVFGSIVAESHHGAVVLPEQALVPHEEGYRVFVVDSAGVAHARDVSVGGRSAQGVWIRDGVRRGETVVTAGAYGLDDGSSVVSAGAKR